The Salicibibacter halophilus DNA window GGAAGTTTCACTTTATTCACTAGGGGAAATATTTCCATTGTGGACATGAAAGGTTTTCGCTTGTTTAAGCACTTCATGCTCAATTCCGCTAATGTTTGTCGTTGTTATAAATGTTTGCACTTTCCCCTGAATGGTATTTAATAAATGAGACTGTCGAAAATCATCCAGTTCCGAGAGGACATCATCCAATAATAAAACCGGGGGATCGGCGGTCTCTTTTTCGATTAATTCAATTTCTGCCAATTTCAATGACAGCGCGGCGGTCCTTTGTTGCCCTTGGGAACCATAGGTCTGTATGTCCCGGTCATTCACATAGATCGCGAGGTCTTCCCGATGAGGGCCAATGAGGGTTAATCCCCTGCGTATTTCTTGTTCTTTTTTTTCTTCAAAAGCATTCGCGTAGATATTCTCTATTGTCGACAAGTCTAGCTCTAATGATACATCGGCACTTGGAATATACGCGATTTGCAGTTCTTCCAGCTGTCGGCTAATAGACCAATGGGTGGGACCTGCCCATTTCTGCAGCTGATGGATAAAGGATAACCGGCGTTGAACCACCTGCGCGGCAGCTTTAATGAGTTGTTCGGTTAAAACTTCGTGCATGAGGGTGGATTCAGACGCCCGTTTTTGCGCATGTTCTTTTAACAGCTGATTTCGTTGTTTCAATATGCGGTGATACTGGGCTAAATGATAAAGATAGATGTTGCTGATTTGCCCGATTTCCATATCAATAAAGCGTCTGCGTTGTTTTGGTCCGCCTTTTACTAGGTTTAAATCTTCAGGGGCAAACATGACCACATTCAACGCACCGATAAATTCACTTATCCGTTGTTGTTCCAACCCGTTCAGTTTCGCGCGTTTGCCTTGCGTTGAAAATTGTATATCAAGGGAAAGCGAACTAACCCGTTTGTTTATTTCTCCTTGAACCCGGGCGTAATCTTTTCCCCAAGTAATAAGTTCCCGGTCACGATTGGTGCGGTGTGACTTCGCAAATGCTAACACATATAACGCTTCCATAAGGTTTGTTTTCCCTTGGGCATTTTCCCCTAAAAATAAGTTAACGGTGTTCTCAAAAGCGAGTGTCGTTGCTTCAAGATTTCGATAATCGCTGATCGAGAGATCGCGTACATACAACTTCATCGCTCCTTTTCGGGAAATTACGCTTCTTCAACGATGAAAGTTCCTGTATCTTCAACCTCGACGCGATCCCCGGGGTATAGTTTTCGCCCGCGTCGTACCTCATGTTCATCGTTCACATAGACGTTATATTCGGCCAAAATGATTTTAACCATTCCCCCTGTATCCGCAACACCTACTTCTTTTAATAGCTGTCCCAAGGCGATATAAGGAGTTTCTATTCGGATTTTCTCTTCCATCTGTTTTCACCACCCGGCGTTTATCTATAAACGCGCATGTGATTCCATCTTCTATTTTACTAAAAAAAACAATAAAAAGCCAGGGAACCTCTTATATCGTGAGGGAAAAAGAAAGAAGGAGCTCTGGAAATAGAGCGACCTTCGTTTTGCACTAAGATGTTCGAACCGGAGAGAATAAGTGAATCATTTGCTGGTGATCGAGGGGTTGAACCACAAAAGGACTCATCGTGCCGGTAAACATGAGTGAGATTATTTCACTGTCTATCGTTTTTAAAGCGTCTAAAATATTTTTCCCGTTAAATGCAATTTGTAATTCCGCGCCGTTTATCTCTTGTGCTTCGATGGATTCCTTTACTTTCCCTACTTCTGCGGAGATCGACATAATCTCTATTTCCGTTGTTCCGATGCTTTTGATGTGGACGACATTATTTTTTGCTTCTCTGGAAAGAAGCATGGCCCGTTCCAAAGATTGGTTCAATGCTTTTGTCGGCAAGGTGACGGTTGTTTTCCCTTCCGACGGGATCATGTTCGAAGTAAGGGGAAATTTCCCATCCAGTAATCGGGAAAAAAACAGTAAATGGTTCATTTTAAAGAGCACTTGTGTCTTCGTCACCACGATCGTGATCATATCTTCACTGTCATCCAAGATTCGACTAAGTTCCGTAAGGCTTTTTCCGGGAATGATCACGTTGTTGATTTCCAGTGTTTCATCAGTTTCCACGCCAACCGTTCTCATCGCAAGCCGGTGGCTGTCCGTTGCAGTAGCAGTGAGTTCCCGGTTTTTGATAGAAAAATGAACGCCGGTAAGTACAGGACGTGTTTCCTGCGTGGAAACGGCAAAAACCGTTTGGCGAATGATATCTTTTAACAAATGTTGAGGGAGTAAAATTACTTGTTCTTCCTCTAATTGAGGCAGTTTTGGATAATTATCCGGATCAAAACCGTTCAAATGGAAAACAACATTGCCGGAGGAGATTGTCGCTGCCATGTTTCCATCTTTTTCTAAAGTTAACGTTTCCCCGGGCATTTTCCGTACAATCTCGGAAAAATATTTCGCTTGTAATACCATTTCTCCTTCTTCATGAATGGTCATATACGTTTGTTCTTCATCGCTCTTTGGGATAAACGTTTCGATCGACACGTCTGAATCACTGCCAATGAGCGTAATTCCTTTAGTTTCCACTTTAATTTTAATCCCTGTCAATATCGGGATGGTTGTTCTTGATGAAACGGCTTTATTCGCATTTTGCACACCGGTGATGAATGCATGGGTATCAATTGAAAAATGCATGAGTCCCTCTCCTATCGTCATAAACAGAGGTTTATTTAATATGGGTCAACGCCCTTATTATTATTTATTAAAAAATGCGGTAGCAGTCGTAGGGGTTGTGCAGCATGTGAATAACATTGGTTTTGCTTGTCTTCGTGTGAGTTATCCACTGTGTATAAACTTGTGGGAAATTGTCTGGGTTGTTATGAGTTATCCACTTGTTTATTGTTTTACTTTGTTTGATATTTCATCGAGTTGATGTTGTAGTTGCTGATCATTGGATAGTAATTTGCTGATTTTATCGTGTGCATGAATAACCGTTGTGTGGTCTCTTCCTCCAAATTTTTCGCCTATCTTTGGCAATGAAGATTCGGTCATTTCCCTCGATAGGTACATGGCGACCTGTCTCGCGTGAGCGACGGCTTTCGTTCTTTTTTTTGCTGTAATCTCTTCCAGTTTTACTTGATAATACGCGGCAACATGCGCTTGAATATCTTCAATGCCGATGACCCTCGGTTTTGAACTTGGAATGATATCTTTTAATGCTTCAGCGGCAAGATCCGCATTCATGTCTTCGTTAATCAGGGAGGAATAGGCAACAACTCG harbors:
- the dnaN gene encoding DNA polymerase III subunit beta, whose translation is MHFSIDTHAFITGVQNANKAVSSRTTIPILTGIKIKVETKGITLIGSDSDVSIETFIPKSDEEQTYMTIHEEGEMVLQAKYFSEIVRKMPGETLTLEKDGNMAATISSGNVVFHLNGFDPDNYPKLPQLEEEQVILLPQHLLKDIIRQTVFAVSTQETRPVLTGVHFSIKNRELTATATDSHRLAMRTVGVETDETLEINNVIIPGKSLTELSRILDDSEDMITIVVTKTQVLFKMNHLLFFSRLLDGKFPLTSNMIPSEGKTTVTLPTKALNQSLERAMLLSREAKNNVVHIKSIGTTEIEIMSISAEVGKVKESIEAQEINGAELQIAFNGKNILDALKTIDSEIISLMFTGTMSPFVVQPLDHQQMIHLFSPVRTS
- the yaaA gene encoding S4 domain-containing protein YaaA; the protein is MEEKIRIETPYIALGQLLKEVGVADTGGMVKIILAEYNVYVNDEHEVRRGRKLYPGDRVEVEDTGTFIVEEA
- the recF gene encoding DNA replication/repair protein RecF (All proteins in this family for which functions are known are DNA-binding proteins that assist the filamentation of RecA onto DNA for the initiation of recombination or recombinational repair.), whose amino-acid sequence is MYVRDLSISDYRNLEATTLAFENTVNLFLGENAQGKTNLMEALYVLAFAKSHRTNRDRELITWGKDYARVQGEINKRVSSLSLDIQFSTQGKRAKLNGLEQQRISEFIGALNVVMFAPEDLNLVKGGPKQRRRFIDMEIGQISNIYLYHLAQYHRILKQRNQLLKEHAQKRASESTLMHEVLTEQLIKAAAQVVQRRLSFIHQLQKWAGPTHWSISRQLEELQIAYIPSADVSLELDLSTIENIYANAFEEKKEQEIRRGLTLIGPHREDLAIYVNDRDIQTYGSQGQQRTAALSLKLAEIELIEKETADPPVLLLDDVLSELDDFRQSHLLNTIQGKVQTFITTTNISGIEHEVLKQAKTFHVHNGNISPSE